Proteins found in one Paenibacillus wynnii genomic segment:
- a CDS encoding fatty acyl-AMP ligase encodes MSSIIHELKTVVDLLNERSQSTPDRIAFTFKDGDNVSQLTYRELAVRSKMIAASIMMITKPGDRVALLHASGLEFIVSFFACLYSRTVVVPLEIPKPSESLARPQHAVRVTGAQVILTSRKVLDYITTLLDEEDDLSLLHWVTVDELNEIPYISQEADKHAAAFIQFTSGTTSQSKGVILTHDNLLHNVENVSRKFALSAQDEAVIWLPLYHNLGLIGGVLAPLYAGFPVHLVSPQEILRRPALWLEMITEKKATVSGAPNFAFDLCLAHVKPEDCAKIDLSSWEIAFCGGESVRSRTVEGFVRKYAPYGFQRSTFYPCYGLAESTLIVSGGVRGCDPVILHCDPAHLEQNLVTEVMESPESRTLVSCGSPVSDQDIVVVDTGTLTELPENAIGEIWLRSRSIAKGYLNDKLRTDETFEHTLANGDGGYMRTGDTGFLRDGYLYLVGRIKNLLIIRGKNFYANDLEAYIQSFHSGFLAGAVFSMESEDEERVIVLQEMDGELTSSERESMIRNIRQGLAGNYGFSPFDVVLVASNSLAKTVSGKVKHYDCKLAYLAGELSALEVTDSQGEEIV; translated from the coding sequence GTGAGCAGCATTATTCATGAACTGAAAACCGTAGTGGATTTGTTAAATGAGAGGAGTCAATCAACCCCCGACCGAATTGCCTTTACTTTTAAGGATGGGGACAACGTGTCCCAATTGACTTACAGAGAGCTTGCAGTTCGTTCAAAGATGATAGCCGCTTCTATTATGATGATAACTAAACCCGGCGATCGGGTGGCCTTGCTTCACGCTTCTGGGCTGGAGTTCATCGTTTCTTTCTTTGCATGCCTCTACAGCCGTACTGTAGTTGTTCCTTTAGAAATACCCAAACCGTCCGAAAGTCTCGCCAGGCCTCAGCATGCGGTCAGAGTTACAGGAGCTCAGGTTATCCTAACCTCCCGAAAAGTACTGGATTATATTACTACTCTATTAGATGAAGAAGATGATCTGTCTTTACTGCACTGGGTCACTGTAGATGAATTGAACGAGATTCCTTATATCAGCCAGGAAGCGGATAAGCATGCAGCAGCCTTTATCCAGTTTACTTCAGGTACAACTTCACAGTCTAAGGGCGTCATTTTAACTCATGATAACCTGCTTCATAATGTGGAGAATGTCAGCCGTAAATTTGCCTTATCGGCACAGGATGAAGCAGTCATTTGGCTTCCCCTCTATCATAATTTAGGACTTATAGGCGGTGTTCTTGCCCCTCTGTATGCGGGTTTCCCTGTTCATCTGGTTAGTCCGCAGGAAATCCTGCGCAGACCAGCCTTATGGCTTGAAATGATTACTGAGAAAAAGGCCACAGTCAGCGGAGCGCCTAACTTTGCCTTTGATCTGTGTCTGGCACATGTTAAACCTGAAGATTGTGCAAAAATAGACTTAAGCAGCTGGGAGATTGCATTTTGCGGTGGAGAGTCTGTACGCAGTCGAACGGTAGAAGGATTTGTGCGTAAGTATGCTCCCTATGGGTTTCAGCGGAGTACTTTCTATCCTTGCTACGGATTGGCAGAATCCACTTTAATCGTATCCGGTGGAGTGCGGGGATGTGATCCTGTTATTCTGCATTGTGATCCAGCCCATCTGGAACAAAATCTAGTAACTGAGGTCATGGAGTCACCGGAATCGCGTACATTAGTCAGCTGCGGAAGTCCTGTCTCCGATCAGGATATCGTGGTAGTCGATACGGGTACACTGACCGAACTCCCGGAGAATGCTATAGGTGAAATTTGGCTGCGCAGCCGATCCATAGCCAAAGGTTATTTAAATGATAAGCTCCGTACGGACGAAACTTTTGAACATACTTTGGCTAATGGAGACGGCGGCTACATGCGTACAGGAGATACCGGATTTTTACGTGACGGGTATTTATATCTTGTAGGTAGAATTAAGAACTTATTGATTATACGCGGTAAAAACTTCTATGCAAACGACCTGGAAGCTTATATTCAAAGTTTTCATTCCGGTTTTCTGGCGGGTGCAGTATTTTCGATGGAGTCCGAGGATGAGGAGCGTGTGATAGTTCTTCAGGAGATGGATGGAGAGCTTACAAGCAGTGAGCGTGAGTCTATGATTCGGAATATTCGCCAAGGCTTGGCCGGTAATTACGGCTTTTCTCCATTTGATGTAGTTTTGGTTGCTTCTAATTCACTGGCCAAGACCGTCAGCGGTAAAGTTAAGCACTATGATTGCAAGTTAGCGTATCTCGCAGGGGAATTGTCCGCCTTGGAGGTTACTGATTCACAAGGAGAAGAGATCGTATGA
- a CDS encoding winged helix-turn-helix transcriptional regulator encodes MNEFEMCPRFEKAVDLLSKRWVALIVFVLMPGPRRFGEIEHCLSNLSGKVLSDRLKELENEGIIERTVYPEMPVRIEYSLTSKGTALAPILGEIGNWSTEWVKIGVNN; translated from the coding sequence ATGAATGAATTTGAAATGTGTCCACGCTTTGAAAAAGCAGTTGATTTGCTGAGTAAGCGTTGGGTAGCGCTCATCGTATTCGTTCTTATGCCCGGCCCACGCCGGTTTGGTGAAATTGAGCATTGTCTGTCTAATCTCAGCGGCAAAGTTTTATCAGATCGACTTAAGGAATTGGAGAATGAAGGAATCATTGAGCGTACCGTTTATCCGGAGATGCCTGTGAGGATTGAATATTCGCTTACAAGTAAAGGTACAGCGCTGGCCCCCATTCTTGGAGAAATCGGTAATTGGTCAACAGAGTGGGTTAAGATCGGCGTAAACAATTAA
- a CDS encoding GTP cyclohydrolase II — protein MIKPDIVSILKNKIQKITVNDSANILVGPINLPVNLEGETVNFKWYSWLNITDKELLKGDSEDMTEALISRLSSFNLAEGQQSSVLVYGDFEGSEEALIRMHSICHTGDIFGSKRCDCGFQLHQSMKMIVDNGSGALFYLANHEGRGIGLFSKAMAYILQEEGYDTVEANLELGFSDDVRSYSDAISVLQHLRQKPVTLITNNPKKLEALKAAGMNAVKRAPLWGDVSIFNEKYLRTKVARSGHLEVVKDTNLVEGRLA, from the coding sequence ATGATTAAACCAGATATCGTGTCGATCTTGAAGAATAAAATACAAAAAATTACTGTAAATGACTCCGCGAACATACTCGTAGGTCCCATTAATTTGCCTGTGAACCTTGAAGGAGAGACCGTCAATTTCAAATGGTACAGCTGGCTTAATATAACCGATAAAGAGTTGCTTAAGGGGGATAGCGAAGACATGACGGAGGCATTAATCTCCCGGTTGTCCTCTTTTAATCTAGCCGAAGGGCAACAGTCAAGTGTACTGGTATACGGTGATTTTGAGGGGTCGGAGGAAGCGTTAATACGGATGCACAGCATATGCCACACCGGCGATATTTTTGGCAGCAAGCGCTGTGATTGCGGTTTTCAGCTTCACCAATCCATGAAAATGATCGTCGACAATGGATCGGGTGCCCTGTTCTACTTAGCTAACCATGAGGGAAGAGGTATCGGGTTGTTCAGCAAGGCAATGGCTTATATTTTACAGGAAGAAGGATATGATACTGTAGAAGCGAACCTCGAATTAGGTTTTTCGGATGATGTTAGAAGCTACTCCGATGCCATTAGTGTGCTCCAGCATTTGCGCCAAAAACCGGTAACTCTAATTACTAATAACCCTAAGAAGCTTGAAGCCTTGAAAGCAGCAGGGATGAACGCCGTCAAACGGGCTCCGCTCTGGGGTGATGTATCCATTTTTAATGAGAAATATTTGCGCACTAAGGTTGCCCGTTCAGGTCATTTGGAGGTCGTAAAAGATACGAATCTAGTTGAGGGAAGACTGGCTTAA
- a CDS encoding sigma-70 family RNA polymerase sigma factor, giving the protein MEIPESEGFRTIFYEHYPIVRRKLVALVRDEVAADDLAQDVFLRLYRNPPNDPAALGAWLHRVLTRIGYDYMDKKARERRLQSKQEMYFDTEASLPSGEDAMLRKLDQEDIREWLDGLPDRDRQALLLRYSGYSYTEIAGELGVKPPVVGTLLHRATQRLRQNAAKSLPQLD; this is encoded by the coding sequence ATGGAAATTCCGGAGTCCGAAGGGTTTCGAACGATATTTTATGAACACTATCCGATTGTAAGAAGAAAGCTGGTTGCCTTGGTACGTGATGAGGTTGCTGCCGATGACCTGGCCCAGGATGTATTCTTAAGGTTATACCGTAACCCGCCAAATGATCCGGCCGCGTTAGGTGCTTGGCTACATAGAGTTCTAACTCGGATTGGATACGATTATATGGATAAAAAAGCAAGAGAGCGGAGATTGCAGAGCAAACAGGAGATGTATTTCGATACGGAGGCTTCCCTACCCTCAGGTGAAGACGCTATGCTGCGTAAACTAGATCAGGAGGATATTCGTGAATGGCTGGATGGACTTCCTGACAGAGACCGACAGGCGCTTCTGCTCCGCTATTCCGGGTATAGTTATACGGAGATTGCAGGGGAGCTTGGTGTTAAGCCGCCGGTTGTAGGGACTCTATTGCACCGCGCTACCCAAAGATTAAGGCAAAATGCAGCAAAGTCACTCCCACAGCTCGATTAG
- a CDS encoding ABC transporter permease: protein MKNYMKTRLTYRADFWVEVVSDLLFQATNFIFILVIFMHTNSLAGWSQGEVIFVYGFFMVPFGLFGCFVNMWNFSERYITKGEMDRVLTRPAHNLFQIFLENINPPSLSGSIIGLIIMAISGTQLGLPFEWWTIPALIILSLSAVAIYTGIYTALTSLSFYSDAPTGIIPLMYNIQNYGRYPVTIYNRAIQVLLTWILPFAFVGVYPAAIFLQRTEMMKIALLTPVMGAIFAGIGLVAWNYGVKKYKGAGS from the coding sequence ATGAAAAATTATATGAAAACCCGGCTGACCTACCGTGCAGACTTCTGGGTAGAGGTCGTATCTGATTTGTTATTTCAAGCTACCAATTTCATCTTTATTCTGGTGATCTTCATGCATACCAACAGTCTTGCAGGTTGGAGTCAAGGGGAAGTCATTTTTGTATACGGCTTCTTCATGGTTCCCTTCGGACTGTTTGGCTGCTTCGTTAATATGTGGAATTTCAGTGAGCGCTACATCACCAAAGGTGAAATGGACCGAGTACTAACACGGCCCGCACATAACTTATTTCAAATATTTCTCGAGAATATAAATCCGCCTTCTTTATCTGGTTCCATCATCGGACTGATTATTATGGCGATCAGCGGTACACAGTTGGGACTGCCGTTCGAATGGTGGACTATACCAGCACTGATTATTCTGTCACTAAGCGCCGTGGCGATCTATACGGGCATCTATACAGCCTTAACATCGTTGTCATTTTACTCGGATGCGCCGACAGGTATTATACCGCTGATGTATAACATCCAGAACTATGGCCGTTATCCGGTAACGATCTACAATCGGGCAATTCAGGTGCTGTTAACTTGGATTTTGCCGTTTGCTTTTGTAGGCGTGTATCCCGCAGCTATATTTCTACAACGAACAGAGATGATGAAGATTGCACTCTTAACCCCTGTTATGGGAGCCATCTTTGCGGGAATCGGTTTGGTAGCGTGGAACTATGGAGTTAAAAAGTATAAAGGTGCAGGTTCATAA
- the queE gene encoding 7-carboxy-7-deazaguanine synthase QueE has product MSKIPVIEMFGPTIQGEGAVIGVKTMFVRTYGCDYRCSWCDSAFTWDGSAKDKVRMLSADDIIVELTELAGNNFNCVTISGGNPALIGEGMMDLIVKLQERGIKVAIETQGSKWQDWLSRVDMLTISPKPPSSGMTTDWSVLDTLMSRIKTGNVSSYSLKVVVFGDEDYEYARTVHERYPDVPFYLQTGNEDVTEEGDISCRLLGRLEWLFNKVIVDPRMNNARVLPQLHALIWHNKRGK; this is encoded by the coding sequence GTGAGTAAAATACCCGTTATTGAAATGTTTGGTCCGACCATTCAGGGTGAAGGTGCGGTTATTGGTGTCAAAACCATGTTCGTACGTACTTACGGCTGTGACTATCGTTGCAGCTGGTGTGATTCCGCCTTTACTTGGGACGGCTCTGCTAAAGATAAAGTGCGTATGCTTAGTGCCGATGATATCATTGTGGAACTGACGGAGCTTGCCGGCAATAACTTCAATTGTGTAACCATCTCGGGCGGTAATCCTGCTCTAATCGGTGAGGGCATGATGGATCTTATCGTTAAGCTTCAGGAACGCGGGATAAAGGTAGCTATCGAAACACAGGGGAGCAAATGGCAGGATTGGCTCAGCAGAGTGGATATGCTGACGATCAGCCCTAAACCGCCAAGCTCCGGTATGACTACAGATTGGTCTGTGTTGGATACACTTATGAGCAGAATAAAGACAGGCAATGTGTCTTCCTATAGCTTGAAAGTAGTTGTGTTTGGAGATGAAGATTACGAGTATGCCCGGACTGTTCATGAAAGATATCCTGATGTTCCTTTTTACCTTCAGACGGGGAATGAGGATGTGACTGAAGAAGGGGACATTTCCTGTCGGCTGCTGGGACGTCTGGAATGGCTGTTCAACAAGGTGATTGTGGATCCACGGATGAACAATGCTAGAGTGCTTCCACAGCTGCATGCCCTTATTTGGCATAATAAAAGAGGGAAATAA
- a CDS encoding 6-pyruvoyl trahydropterin synthase family protein, whose product MLNEVSVCKIFTFDSAHQLVGHKGKCSNLHGHTYKLEVVLKGRPLTTEGHSDEGFVIDFSDMKTLVKEAVVDRLDHSFLAMGNEPVLETLVSTGSKVSHLSFRTTVENMSCYIAYQLKLAGLPLYSVKLWETPTAWAEVLAEDIPDEGPAYRLYGGCDCE is encoded by the coding sequence ATGCTTAACGAGGTTTCAGTATGTAAAATCTTTACCTTTGATTCAGCCCATCAACTGGTTGGGCATAAGGGTAAGTGCAGTAACCTGCATGGACATACCTATAAGCTTGAGGTTGTTCTAAAGGGGCGCCCCCTTACGACTGAAGGGCATTCGGATGAAGGGTTCGTTATAGATTTCAGTGATATGAAAACCCTTGTAAAAGAAGCCGTGGTTGATCGCCTGGATCACTCATTTCTAGCCATGGGCAACGAACCTGTTCTGGAAACGCTTGTGAGTACGGGCTCCAAGGTATCTCATTTATCTTTTCGTACAACCGTTGAGAATATGTCTTGTTATATCGCATATCAGCTGAAGCTGGCTGGCCTTCCACTATATTCGGTTAAGCTGTGGGAGACACCTACTGCATGGGCTGAGGTACTCGCGGAGGATATTCCTGATGAGGGTCCGGCTTACCGCCTGTATGGGGGCTGTGATTGTGAGTAA
- a CDS encoding ABC transporter permease has product MSSLETKKSGRKLLLGAYIDFIRIRFLTMLAYRVNYYTGILIYSLNIGVNYFTWKAIYGEGGSAGVTLGGFTLTQMTSYLAVSWMARAFYFNNLDREISTDIRDGSIAIQFIRPYNYVLVKMMQGLGEGMFRFMLFMIPGMTIAMLLFPVQLPTDPAAWTGFLVMLFFSFLINTQINVITGLSAFFVENNEGMMRMKRVIVDLFSGLIVPITLFPGWLSSILKLLPFQAITYLPGSVFTGQVKGVGIWNVLGIQIFWFLALLIPMVWLYHAARQRLFVQGG; this is encoded by the coding sequence ATGTCTAGTCTCGAAACCAAGAAAAGTGGACGCAAACTTCTCTTAGGAGCTTATATTGATTTTATACGCATCCGATTCCTCACCATGCTGGCTTATAGAGTGAACTATTATACCGGTATTCTAATTTACTCTCTTAATATCGGTGTTAACTATTTTACTTGGAAGGCTATTTATGGGGAGGGCGGTTCGGCAGGTGTTACTCTAGGCGGCTTCACTTTAACACAAATGACATCATACCTAGCCGTATCATGGATGGCCCGTGCATTTTATTTTAATAACTTGGATCGAGAAATATCTACGGATATTCGGGATGGAAGCATCGCTATACAATTCATTCGGCCTTATAACTATGTTCTGGTCAAAATGATGCAGGGGCTCGGAGAAGGGATGTTCCGGTTCATGCTGTTCATGATACCCGGTATGACCATTGCTATGCTGTTATTTCCGGTGCAACTACCGACAGATCCTGCGGCTTGGACGGGTTTTCTGGTCATGTTGTTCTTCAGCTTTCTGATCAATACACAGATTAATGTGATCACAGGACTCTCCGCATTCTTTGTTGAGAATAATGAAGGCATGATGCGTATGAAGCGTGTAATCGTCGACTTGTTCTCCGGATTAATCGTTCCGATCACTTTATTCCCAGGCTGGCTGTCCTCCATTCTGAAGCTGCTTCCTTTCCAAGCTATTACTTATCTCCCAGGGTCTGTTTTTACGGGACAAGTGAAGGGTGTAGGGATTTGGAATGTGCTTGGAATTCAGATCTTTTGGTTTTTGGCACTGCTGATTCCAATGGTCTGGTTATATCATGCAGCGCGGCAGCGGCTGTTCGTGCAGGGAGGATGA
- a CDS encoding ROK family protein, whose translation MKPYLVGVDLGGTNIKAGIYHSDLRAVNEISIPTEAALGSSHVLGRIREAVRVLITETSIPLDQIKGMGIGIPGLLDPVEGLSIFSPNFSDWDHVHIINEMKEYYDFPVYIDNDVRVNLYGEWLHGAGRGYNNLILLTLGTGLGSGIVNDGKVVYGTSYSAGEIGHMNMYRNGRPCKCGSSGCLGRYVSAVGMVNTFKEKLRDGGTSLIQEWVNYDPEAIQAVMISKAYDLEDPLAIEVMHETGSLLGFGLSNVINMFNPELIIVGGGMAAAGDRLLNTVRETVSNHALKLSGSNCRIVQAELGNRAGTIGAASYAHSKMLGY comes from the coding sequence ATGAAACCTTACTTAGTAGGTGTTGATCTCGGAGGAACCAATATAAAAGCAGGGATATACCATTCAGACCTAAGGGCAGTAAATGAGATCTCGATTCCAACCGAAGCGGCTCTAGGGTCGTCACATGTATTGGGTCGCATACGTGAGGCCGTTCGTGTACTCATAACAGAAACGAGTATACCGTTGGATCAGATCAAAGGCATGGGAATAGGCATACCTGGTCTTTTAGATCCTGTGGAGGGATTGTCTATATTTTCTCCAAACTTTTCGGACTGGGACCATGTACATATAATTAATGAGATGAAGGAATATTATGATTTTCCTGTTTATATAGATAATGATGTGAGGGTTAATTTGTATGGTGAATGGCTGCATGGTGCTGGTAGGGGTTATAACAACCTCATTTTGCTCACGCTTGGGACAGGCCTAGGCTCCGGGATTGTTAATGATGGAAAGGTAGTATACGGTACATCCTACAGTGCTGGAGAAATCGGACATATGAACATGTATAGAAATGGGCGACCTTGTAAATGTGGTAGTTCTGGTTGTTTGGGCAGGTATGTGTCAGCGGTTGGAATGGTAAATACTTTTAAAGAAAAGCTGCGGGATGGGGGAACAAGCCTTATTCAAGAGTGGGTTAATTATGATCCTGAAGCTATTCAAGCGGTGATGATCTCCAAAGCTTACGATCTTGAAGATCCCTTGGCTATTGAGGTGATGCACGAGACAGGTAGCCTACTTGGTTTCGGATTGTCCAATGTTATTAATATGTTTAACCCAGAGCTCATTATTGTGGGTGGTGGTATGGCCGCAGCGGGGGATAGATTGTTGAATACTGTTCGCGAGACCGTAAGCAATCATGCCCTCAAGCTTTCCGGAAGTAATTGCAGGATTGTTCAAGCGGAGTTAGGTAACCGTGCTGGAACCATTGGAGCGGCTTCATATGCTCATAGTAAGATGCTTGGATATTAA
- a CDS encoding ABC transporter ATP-binding protein, which produces MSVAAIEATGLTKEYTNGRGCRDVTISVGKGEAFGFLGPNGAGKSTFVKMLVGLINPSYGSATILGHKIGSLEAKSLIGYLPELYRYQEWLTGEEVIRLHARLCKMERSTADQRIPELLEKVGIGRRGRDRVKHYSKGMQQRLGLACALVNDPAVLFLDEPSSALDPIGRMEVRSILENLKKKGTTIFLNSHLLEDVELLCDRMALLNDGVILRHGKVSEVLNKRTSWHFKVGGFSPFLLSWLNERSGLQISLSTSNGDSTTLDFPTSLDNSIVWLEAELENEEQAGWLNALIVEQGMTLYEVSHKKERLEEWFMSAVSGLNHRGERA; this is translated from the coding sequence ATGAGTGTTGCAGCGATAGAAGCCACAGGATTAACCAAAGAATACACAAATGGGCGTGGCTGCCGTGACGTAACGATTTCGGTAGGGAAAGGGGAAGCCTTTGGCTTCCTCGGCCCTAATGGTGCCGGCAAAAGTACCTTTGTCAAAATGCTGGTAGGCCTCATTAATCCTTCATATGGGAGTGCAACTATATTAGGCCACAAGATCGGATCACTGGAAGCTAAATCATTAATAGGTTATTTGCCGGAATTGTACCGCTATCAGGAGTGGCTAACTGGAGAAGAAGTGATAAGGCTTCATGCACGGTTATGCAAGATGGAACGTTCCACAGCAGATCAACGAATTCCTGAGCTACTTGAGAAAGTTGGAATTGGAAGGCGTGGAAGAGACCGAGTTAAGCATTATTCCAAAGGAATGCAGCAGCGCCTGGGTCTTGCTTGTGCACTGGTTAATGATCCTGCTGTCTTGTTTCTAGATGAACCGTCTTCCGCACTGGATCCGATAGGTAGAATGGAAGTTAGATCAATTCTGGAAAACTTGAAGAAGAAGGGGACAACGATATTCCTTAACTCCCACCTTCTAGAAGATGTTGAACTGTTATGCGACCGGATGGCACTGTTAAATGATGGTGTGATCCTGCGTCACGGTAAAGTATCTGAGGTGCTGAATAAGCGAACAAGCTGGCATTTTAAAGTCGGCGGGTTTTCGCCTTTTTTGCTGTCTTGGTTGAATGAACGCAGCGGTTTGCAAATTAGTCTTTCTACCTCAAATGGTGACTCCACAACTTTGGATTTCCCTACGTCACTGGACAACAGTATAGTTTGGTTAGAAGCTGAACTGGAGAATGAGGAGCAAGCTGGGTGGTTGAATGCTCTGATTGTAGAGCAAGGAATGACTCTATATGAGGTTTCTCATAAGAAAGAACGTCTGGAAGAATGGTTTATGAGTGCCGTATCGGGCCTCAACCATAGAGGAGAACGGGCATGA
- a CDS encoding ABC transporter ATP-binding protein — protein MTAIQVQDLRKTFKVQKNREGLKGAFADLFKREFQEVTAVKDISFNIPEGEICGYIGENGAGKSTTIKMLTGILVPTSGSLTVGGYVPYLEREKFVRNIGVVFGQRSQLWWDIGVIESFQLLRKVYRVSEQDFKKRLDELVERLELQELLNRPVRKLSLGQRMRCELVAALLHNPSILFLDEPTIGLDIVVKSEIREFLKDMNRQHGTTILLTTHDLQDIEALCSRVIMLDDGRIIYDGGLDELKQRWGTGREVIFQFGKATKLQQLEHWTEGMPVSWSAENDLGAKVWIPLDLNVSDVLGRVVGQADITDIKIIETNTDDIVRSIYKSGSAEKPEDSADGKDEEEVIHV, from the coding sequence ATGACTGCGATACAAGTGCAGGACTTAAGAAAAACATTCAAAGTCCAGAAAAACCGCGAGGGTCTAAAAGGGGCCTTCGCTGATTTGTTTAAACGGGAATTTCAGGAAGTGACAGCGGTTAAAGACATATCCTTCAATATTCCTGAGGGAGAAATCTGTGGTTACATCGGGGAGAACGGGGCCGGTAAGTCTACGACGATCAAAATGCTTACAGGCATTCTGGTACCTACCTCCGGCAGTCTAACCGTTGGCGGTTATGTACCCTATTTGGAGCGGGAGAAATTTGTCCGTAATATCGGAGTGGTCTTCGGGCAGCGCAGCCAGTTATGGTGGGATATCGGTGTTATTGAGTCTTTCCAGCTGTTACGTAAGGTCTACCGGGTGTCTGAACAGGATTTTAAGAAACGTTTGGATGAACTCGTAGAACGATTGGAACTGCAGGAATTGCTCAATCGTCCCGTCCGTAAGCTAAGCTTGGGACAGCGGATGCGTTGTGAGTTAGTCGCTGCTTTACTGCATAATCCTTCCATTCTGTTTCTTGATGAGCCGACCATTGGTCTCGACATTGTGGTGAAGTCTGAAATCCGCGAGTTTCTCAAGGATATGAACCGCCAGCATGGTACGACAATTTTGCTGACAACGCATGATTTACAGGATATTGAAGCTCTTTGTTCACGGGTTATTATGTTGGATGACGGACGTATTATTTATGACGGGGGTCTGGATGAGCTTAAGCAGCGCTGGGGAACCGGACGTGAAGTCATTTTTCAATTCGGAAAAGCAACGAAGCTCCAGCAGCTTGAACATTGGACAGAGGGTATGCCTGTTTCCTGGTCCGCTGAGAATGATCTTGGCGCGAAGGTCTGGATTCCGCTTGATCTGAATGTATCGGATGTGCTGGGACGTGTTGTAGGACAGGCAGATATAACGGATATCAAAATCATCGAGACCAATACGGATGACATCGTGCGCAGTATTTACAAATCAGGTTCCGCGGAAAAGCCGGAAGACTCTGCAGATGGGAAGGACGAGGAAGAGGTTATCCATGTCTAG
- a CDS encoding ABC transporter permease: MNIIMSMTWKELLRKRVMLLTLIMTVVFLIGFWFVAGAIGGNDSFVGTDISSAEQLIQRFANGAFILTFGFFFGAFVIAFLSIFSSFSALSGEAEQGVLQALLPRPLPRWKWYLGRWLGYVIFGAAYALLLFIAILLITQAHAAIPRDLFVLLKSFLLFASVVPVIISISMLGSGFLSAIGNGVFMTMLYGAGWLGGMIDKVSGSLPLKPDALQSLQNMTGIMSLLIPADGLQRKMIAELFSFSELSGMIPINESFFGVADAIPSNSFVIYAVLYTVVVLLMGMYRFERKDL; this comes from the coding sequence ATGAACATAATTATGAGTATGACATGGAAGGAATTACTGCGGAAAAGGGTTATGCTGCTTACATTGATTATGACTGTTGTATTTCTGATCGGGTTCTGGTTTGTGGCTGGAGCCATAGGGGGAAATGATTCATTCGTGGGCACTGATATAAGTAGTGCTGAGCAGTTGATACAACGTTTTGCGAATGGAGCATTCATTTTAACGTTCGGTTTTTTCTTTGGAGCGTTTGTAATTGCGTTTCTGTCCATCTTTAGCTCTTTCTCAGCTTTATCTGGAGAAGCAGAGCAGGGAGTGCTGCAGGCTTTACTGCCTCGCCCGCTTCCACGTTGGAAATGGTATCTTGGACGTTGGCTGGGATACGTAATATTCGGAGCGGCTTATGCTTTGCTGCTGTTTATAGCTATTTTACTAATAACTCAAGCCCATGCTGCTATTCCTAGAGATTTGTTTGTTTTATTAAAATCTTTTCTACTGTTCGCTTCCGTTGTCCCGGTGATCATTTCAATTTCCATGCTTGGCTCGGGATTTTTATCGGCGATCGGTAATGGCGTCTTTATGACCATGCTCTACGGAGCGGGATGGCTTGGAGGTATGATTGATAAAGTGAGCGGATCGCTTCCTTTGAAGCCTGATGCCCTTCAGTCTCTTCAAAATATGACGGGAATAATGTCACTGCTCATACCTGCAGATGGTTTACAACGTAAAATGATTGCTGAGCTCTTCAGCTTTAGTGAGCTGAGCGGCATGATACCGATTAATGAGAGCTTCTTCGGAGTTGCTGATGCGATACCGTCTAATTCTTTTGTGATCTATGCTGTTTTGTATACGGTAGTTGTACTTTTAATGGGTATGTATCGGTTTGAACGAAAAGATTTATAA